A portion of the Emcibacter nanhaiensis genome contains these proteins:
- a CDS encoding SDR family NAD(P)-dependent oxidoreductase → MQEWTGKLAVITGAASGIGKGLAEKAAALGMNLVLADLDNSGLSQLQQELTAAHDIRVEMLRTDVSRPDDLQALAELAFGRFGSVDLLFNNAGVMMTGMTWEHNLRDWNWVMGVNLNGVVNGISSFLPRMMAQGTPARIINTGSIAGFLPSPTTSIYSASKRAVISLSETLQFELEMARSKVRVSVICPGAVATQIADADRNRPEAERPVEDATKKAMKEQLRQGIAASGMDPAELADMVFAAIAGDKFWIMPHPGYLPRIREEADAIARLENPVYTPLVDM, encoded by the coding sequence ATGCAGGAATGGACGGGGAAGCTGGCGGTCATCACCGGGGCGGCAAGCGGTATTGGCAAGGGGTTGGCGGAAAAGGCGGCCGCTCTGGGAATGAACCTGGTGCTGGCTGATCTGGACAATTCCGGCTTGTCGCAATTGCAGCAGGAGCTGACCGCCGCCCATGATATCAGGGTGGAAATGCTGCGCACCGACGTCTCCCGCCCTGATGACCTGCAGGCCCTCGCGGAGCTGGCCTTCGGGAGGTTCGGCTCTGTAGACCTGCTGTTCAACAATGCCGGGGTGATGATGACCGGCATGACCTGGGAGCATAACCTCAGGGACTGGAACTGGGTGATGGGGGTCAATCTCAACGGCGTCGTCAACGGCATCAGCAGTTTCCTGCCGCGCATGATGGCGCAGGGGACGCCGGCGCGGATCATCAATACCGGCTCCATTGCCGGGTTCCTGCCGTCACCGACCACCTCAATCTATTCCGCCAGCAAACGGGCGGTGATCAGCCTCAGCGAAACCCTGCAGTTTGAACTGGAGATGGCGCGCTCCAAGGTGCGGGTCTCGGTGATTTGCCCCGGCGCGGTGGCGACACAGATTGCCGACGCGGACCGTAACCGGCCCGAGGCAGAGCGACCGGTGGAAGATGCGACGAAGAAAGCCATGAAGGAGCAGTTGCGCCAGGGCATTGCCGCCAGCGGCATGGATCCGGCGGAACTGGCGGATATGGTGTTCGCCGCCATCGCCGGGGACAAATTCTGGATTATGCCCCATCCGGGCTACCTGCCACGGATCAGGGAAGAGGCTGACGCGATCGCAAGACTGGAAAACCCGGTCTATACGCCGCTGGTGGATATGTAG
- a CDS encoding SDR family NAD(P)-dependent oxidoreductase has translation MEAPSVALVTGASRGAGRGIALALGEKGMTVYVTGRSETEGSALGWDGTPLPGTIHQTAEEITAAGGKGIAVACDHSDDDQVAALFERIAREEEGLDILFNSATYMHPQLIEDKPFYEKELAAVEILNVGLRSAYVASWHAARLMVPRGRGLIAFGSSFGATCYMHGPGYGAQKAGLDKFAHDMAVDLDGTGVRTVSIWMGPLLTERARIAAELHPELYREFHAMAETPEFTGRIVHALASDPEGGELSGQTLIGAEICNRYGITDRDGRVPPSHRDMLGAPLNFSPAIVR, from the coding sequence ATGGAAGCACCATCTGTCGCCCTGGTCACGGGCGCCAGCCGCGGCGCCGGGCGCGGCATTGCCCTCGCCCTGGGCGAAAAAGGCATGACCGTTTACGTCACCGGCCGCAGCGAGACCGAAGGATCTGCGCTTGGCTGGGACGGGACGCCGCTACCGGGCACTATTCACCAAACCGCCGAGGAAATTACTGCGGCTGGCGGCAAGGGTATTGCAGTCGCCTGCGATCACAGTGATGACGATCAGGTGGCAGCTTTATTTGAACGGATCGCCCGGGAGGAAGAGGGGCTCGATATCCTGTTCAACAGCGCCACCTACATGCATCCGCAGCTGATCGAGGATAAGCCCTTTTATGAGAAGGAGCTGGCGGCGGTGGAGATCCTCAATGTGGGATTGCGCTCCGCCTATGTAGCGAGCTGGCACGCGGCGCGTCTGATGGTGCCGCGGGGACGGGGCCTGATTGCGTTCGGCTCGTCGTTCGGGGCCACCTGCTATATGCATGGGCCCGGCTATGGCGCCCAGAAGGCGGGCCTCGACAAATTCGCCCATGACATGGCGGTGGATCTGGACGGCACCGGCGTGCGCACCGTTTCCATCTGGATGGGGCCGTTGCTCACCGAACGGGCGAGGATCGCCGCCGAACTTCATCCCGAGCTCTATCGGGAGTTTCATGCGATGGCAGAAACGCCGGAGTTCACCGGCCGCATTGTTCATGCCCTTGCCAGTGATCCCGAGGGGGGAGAGCTGAGCGGCCAGACGTTGATCGGGGCGGAAATCTGTAACCGCTACGGTATTACTGACCGCGACGGCAGGGTGCCGCCGTCCCATCGGGATATGCTGGGCGCGCCTTTGAATTTCAGTCCGGCGATCGTCAGGTAA
- a CDS encoding nuclear transport factor 2 family protein — MKILIIGGTGPIGGHAALHLQSEGHDVVISSRNPPKPGTGLEKLDWLAGNYLEGSYREADLRGFDAIVFAAGSDLRHVPLDAEADTHFLWANGELVPAFAALAKNSGVSTFIHIGSFYPQVLPEKIESDAYVRSRYLADQGVCALSDDSFRAMSLNAPFVVGCPEGMKNDMFAAYIGYARNLYPQIKPFGPAGATNFISTNSLSEAISGALERGVGGTSYLLGDENLSFADYFKIFFDAVGNKVEVPSLDEEHPMLPDYAIIQGRGNIISYEPDPEQARLLGYRRHDIAATIADLVADLDRQLGTIEPVTLGPDAADIPDFHRLADIYARAVDSKDAKLLDSVITDDVIIEGPGFRLEGRKDVLGITDALGQYYLKTQHVVSQQLGEISGDSGIAETYCTANHILFPEKGKPDRVMTWNIRYQDRFEQKDGNWLFRRRSLIVDWMEVREVSLPLG; from the coding sequence ATGAAAATCCTGATCATCGGCGGCACGGGGCCCATTGGCGGACACGCTGCACTGCATCTGCAGTCTGAAGGCCATGACGTCGTTATCTCTTCGCGCAATCCCCCAAAGCCCGGAACAGGTCTTGAAAAGCTTGACTGGTTGGCGGGCAACTATCTGGAGGGCAGCTATCGCGAAGCGGACCTTCGCGGTTTCGATGCTATTGTCTTTGCCGCCGGAAGCGATTTGCGCCATGTCCCCCTGGACGCCGAAGCTGATACCCACTTCCTGTGGGCCAATGGCGAACTGGTACCGGCCTTCGCTGCGCTCGCCAAGAACTCCGGGGTTTCCACCTTTATCCATATCGGCAGCTTTTATCCGCAGGTCTTGCCGGAAAAGATTGAAAGCGACGCTTATGTGCGCTCCCGCTATCTTGCTGACCAGGGCGTCTGCGCCCTTTCCGACGACAGCTTCCGGGCGATGAGCCTGAATGCCCCCTTCGTGGTCGGTTGCCCGGAAGGCATGAAGAATGACATGTTTGCCGCCTATATCGGCTACGCGCGCAATCTCTATCCCCAGATCAAGCCGTTCGGCCCGGCCGGGGCGACCAATTTTATCTCGACGAACTCCCTGTCCGAAGCAATCTCAGGCGCGCTGGAGCGCGGGGTCGGCGGCACCTCCTATCTGCTCGGTGACGAAAACCTGTCCTTTGCCGACTATTTCAAGATCTTTTTCGATGCCGTCGGCAACAAAGTGGAGGTCCCCTCCCTGGACGAGGAACACCCGATGCTGCCCGACTATGCCATCATCCAGGGCCGCGGCAACATCATTTCCTATGAGCCCGATCCGGAACAGGCCCGCCTGCTTGGTTACCGGCGCCATGATATTGCCGCCACAATCGCCGATCTGGTGGCTGACCTGGACCGACAACTGGGCACCATCGAACCGGTGACACTCGGCCCGGATGCAGCGGATATCCCGGACTTCCACCGGCTCGCAGACATTTACGCCCGGGCGGTCGACAGCAAAGATGCCAAACTCCTCGATAGTGTGATCACCGATGATGTGATCATTGAAGGACCGGGCTTCAGGCTTGAAGGACGGAAAGACGTCCTCGGCATCACCGATGCGCTCGGCCAGTATTATCTCAAGACCCAGCATGTGGTTTCGCAGCAGCTTGGCGAAATCTCCGGGGATTCCGGTATCGCCGAAACCTATTGCACGGCGAACCACATCCTGTTTCCTGAGAAGGGCAAGCCGGACCGGGTCATGACCTGGAACATCCGCTATCAGGATCGTTTCGAGCAAAAGGACGGGAACTGGCTTTTCAGGCGCCGCAGCCTCATCGTCGACTGGATGGAAGTGCGGGAGGTTTCCCTGCCGCTCGGCTAA
- a CDS encoding STAS domain-containing protein, whose translation MSVRKEAIVTIEGTLGVKDSKDIGQRLYEALDKHECVTIDVHEQAECSIGIVQIIISAQRTARHLGRELRLADTPSPAFKTILIRAGLLSPDGGARTEEEQFWVSSAAELDRELDGVTS comes from the coding sequence GTGAGTGTGCGAAAAGAGGCTATAGTTACAATTGAAGGCACTTTGGGTGTCAAAGATTCTAAAGATATTGGCCAGCGCCTATATGAGGCACTCGATAAGCACGAATGTGTCACCATTGATGTGCATGAGCAGGCAGAGTGCAGCATCGGCATAGTGCAGATCATAATCTCGGCGCAGCGTACAGCGCGCCATCTTGGCCGCGAGCTCAGACTCGCCGACACGCCATCCCCTGCATTTAAAACAATTCTCATCCGGGCGGGGTTGCTCTCGCCCGATGGGGGTGCCCGTACGGAAGAGGAACAATTCTGGGTTTCCTCTGCTGCTGAATTGGACAGAGAATTGGACGGAGTGACATCATGA
- a CDS encoding response regulator, whose amino-acid sequence MSKTILTIDDSASIRQLISLTLGGAGYNVIEAEDGAEGFEKAKSNSVNAVITDLNMPVMNGIEFIRKFRGDPSSTGVPVLFLTTESSDDVKREAKEAGATGWITKPFNQEQLLAVIKKVVGA is encoded by the coding sequence ATGAGCAAGACGATTTTAACCATCGACGATTCCGCGTCGATCCGCCAGTTGATTTCCCTGACCCTGGGCGGGGCTGGCTATAATGTTATCGAAGCAGAAGACGGTGCGGAAGGGTTTGAGAAAGCCAAAAGCAATTCTGTCAATGCGGTGATCACGGATCTCAACATGCCTGTGATGAATGGTATCGAGTTCATCCGCAAATTCCGCGGCGACCCGTCCAGCACCGGCGTGCCGGTTCTCTTTCTCACCACGGAATCCTCTGATGACGTGAAACGAGAGGCGAAGGAAGCCGGCGCAACTGGATGGATTACCAAGCCTTTCAATCAGGAACAGCTCCTTGCCGTAATTAAAAAGGTCGTTGGCGCATGA
- a CDS encoding chemotaxis protein CheA has translation MTTPDPTEVFLQEARELLDTLEQALLDLEQSPDNRDLVDSAFRALHTIKGSGSMFGFDDVAGFVHEFETAFDRVRKGEVAPSAGLIAVALSAKDHVHRLIEEPDRHVAAGEPILKALRQIVECGNEEEISEDIAAEQPGEMETGLQTWHIVFRLPADALALGTDPLLLLDELRELGSCEIMALTDGVPLLDEIDPEICHLAWDVTLTTSQPRQAIEDVFMFILDDMELTIEHVTGQETSLGAGEGQVMRDDAATAEVAQANAALRKEGSNGAVEKTVSSLRVPAERLDELMDRVGELVIAQARLSQIAVTSEDLTLKAVAEELERLSSGLRDTTMGIRMVPIGTLFGRFKRLIFDLSRELDKEIEFLTSGEETELDKTVIERLADPLVHIIRNAVDHGLEAPEKRTQAGKAARGTVRLAAVHSGAEVAISIIDDGAGLDAARIRAKAVDAGLIEEDAQIPDQELYQYIFHPGFSTAAEVTSLSGRGVGMDVVKRTMDALRGSIDVASTPGEGTTVTLRLPLTLAIIDGMLVRVGNARYSIPLSTVEECVELPASAEAGDTGRNFLNIRGSLVPFLRLRELFNVDVPPDLHQKVVVVSSGDFRVGLVVDQIIENSQTVIKSLSKFHADVETFSGATILGDGTVALILDVGHLVSFGQTFESRFRTDNAGRAA, from the coding sequence ATGACAACTCCCGATCCCACAGAGGTATTTCTTCAGGAAGCGCGCGAACTGCTCGATACTCTGGAACAGGCACTTCTTGATCTTGAACAGTCACCGGACAACCGCGATTTGGTCGACAGCGCCTTTCGGGCCCTGCATACCATCAAAGGGTCCGGCTCAATGTTTGGTTTCGATGACGTCGCGGGCTTTGTGCACGAATTTGAGACGGCTTTTGACCGTGTTCGCAAAGGAGAGGTTGCTCCTTCTGCAGGTCTCATCGCTGTGGCGCTTTCTGCCAAGGATCATGTGCACCGGCTGATTGAGGAACCTGACCGGCATGTGGCGGCAGGGGAACCCATCCTCAAGGCGCTGCGTCAGATTGTTGAATGCGGAAACGAGGAGGAAATATCGGAAGATATTGCCGCGGAACAACCCGGGGAGATGGAGACCGGCCTTCAAACCTGGCATATTGTTTTCCGCTTGCCGGCAGATGCCCTGGCGCTGGGGACGGACCCCCTGTTGCTGTTGGATGAGCTCCGCGAACTCGGCAGCTGTGAGATCATGGCATTGACGGACGGCGTTCCGCTGCTGGATGAGATTGACCCCGAGATCTGCCATCTTGCCTGGGACGTGACCCTGACCACAAGCCAGCCGCGTCAGGCCATTGAAGATGTTTTCATGTTTATTCTGGATGACATGGAGCTGACCATCGAGCACGTTACCGGACAGGAAACGTCGCTGGGCGCTGGTGAGGGACAGGTGATGCGGGATGATGCCGCCACCGCTGAGGTTGCCCAGGCGAATGCGGCACTCCGGAAGGAGGGCAGCAACGGGGCGGTTGAGAAAACCGTTTCCTCCCTGCGGGTTCCTGCCGAACGACTGGACGAACTCATGGACCGGGTGGGTGAACTGGTGATTGCCCAGGCCCGCCTGTCGCAGATTGCCGTAACCAGCGAAGACCTTACTCTCAAGGCGGTTGCCGAAGAGCTTGAACGCCTGTCCTCTGGCCTGCGTGACACAACGATGGGAATTCGTATGGTGCCCATCGGGACGTTGTTCGGTCGCTTCAAGCGCCTGATTTTTGATCTGTCGCGTGAGCTCGACAAGGAAATTGAATTTCTTACCTCCGGCGAGGAAACCGAGCTGGACAAAACCGTCATCGAACGCCTCGCCGATCCGCTGGTTCATATCATTCGCAATGCCGTGGACCATGGTCTGGAGGCGCCGGAGAAACGCACACAAGCCGGTAAAGCCGCCCGAGGTACCGTTCGTCTTGCTGCCGTTCATTCCGGTGCGGAAGTGGCTATTTCCATTATTGATGACGGCGCCGGACTGGATGCAGCACGCATTCGCGCCAAGGCGGTGGATGCAGGACTGATTGAGGAAGATGCGCAGATCCCGGATCAGGAGCTGTACCAGTATATTTTCCACCCCGGCTTCTCGACCGCGGCTGAAGTCACGTCTTTGTCGGGCCGGGGCGTAGGCATGGATGTCGTCAAGCGTACCATGGATGCCCTGCGCGGCAGTATTGACGTGGCCTCGACCCCTGGTGAAGGGACGACGGTGACCCTTCGGCTGCCGCTGACGCTGGCGATCATTGACGGCATGCTCGTGCGGGTCGGGAATGCGCGCTATTCCATCCCGCTGTCAACCGTTGAAGAATGCGTCGAATTGCCCGCCTCTGCAGAGGCCGGCGACACGGGCCGCAATTTCCTTAATATCAGGGGCAGTCTTGTGCCGTTCCTGCGACTGCGCGAACTGTTCAACGTTGATGTGCCGCCGGACCTCCATCAAAAAGTTGTAGTGGTTTCTTCCGGTGACTTCCGCGTTGGTCTCGTCGTTGATCAGATCATTGAAAACAGTCAAACCGTTATCAAGTCGTTGAGCAAGTTTCATGCAGATGTGGAGACCTTTTCCGGGGCGACAATATTGGGCGACGGTACAGTGGCCCTGATCCTTGACGTTGGACATCTGGTGAGTTTTGGCCAGACCTTTGAAAGTCGATTTCGCACAGACAATGCGGGGAGGGCGGCATGA
- a CDS encoding chemotaxis protein CheW: protein MTAMNESQVADTAMTALTVGLQGEIFAIEAESVREILDVVPITEVPNARAFVGGLINVRGRVVPLADLRVMFNMDRPPPDEDTRIVVIEIDLDGEPTITGILADKVHDVTDIDAISVEEAPKVGMRWRPEFIRGIGKRGEDFIIIPDMGRIFGEKVGDTMAPSSDERTE from the coding sequence ATGACAGCGATGAATGAGAGCCAGGTTGCAGATACTGCCATGACAGCGCTGACTGTCGGCTTGCAGGGAGAAATCTTTGCTATTGAAGCGGAGAGCGTGCGGGAAATCCTGGACGTGGTGCCGATCACGGAAGTGCCCAATGCCCGGGCCTTTGTTGGCGGTCTTATCAATGTGCGTGGCCGCGTGGTGCCGCTGGCTGACCTGCGGGTGATGTTCAACATGGACCGGCCGCCGCCGGACGAGGACACCCGCATTGTGGTTATTGAAATTGATCTGGACGGCGAACCCACCATCACCGGGATTCTTGCTGACAAGGTTCACGATGTTACGGATATCGATGCGATCTCCGTTGAAGAAGCGCCGAAAGTCGGGATGCGCTGGCGTCCCGAGTTTATCCGAGGAATCGGTAAACGCGGTGAAGATTTTATCATAATCCCAGACATGGGGCGAATATTTGGCGAAAAAGTGGGCGATACAATGGCCCCGAGTTCGGATGAAAGGACTGAGTAA
- a CDS encoding HAMP domain-containing methyl-accepting chemotaxis protein, translated as MRLTLKVKLGAVFATIVVLSAGGMLLGINNLGSIKDSYDGVINNQIARIRLINQLDATAVRIDRDEKDIVLASDEETVNKVAVSIEQRKSEVDDLYTKVYALSGAEGRANLDAFKKQWNKFLESDLKVQKQARLQSAEKARRLAQGDTRKTYDAVLNKVNALEEHLQANVTKSRDSGAMQRYVAVSDVTDFVLRVRANMLNVLVYLNDPAQQERFAEIANTRISELNMQIAKAEGLLTGTDLAALREVKMAVDAWTPLVKETVAKGVENGSYYAGVAGTEGAQYRREAFNILGDMTVRMREAIVQAQADNAAAYDSARTFMLGLLIAISLIAAISATWIVLNISRAVTSAVNLARSVADGDLNAVAEVKSNDEIKDLIDALNSMVAKLKNIVGEVTGATRNVAAGSQEMAAAAEQLSQGATEQSSSTEEASSSVEQMAANIKQNADNSGQTEEIARTAAVDAEKSGSAVADAVKAMETIAEKILIVQEIARQTDLLALNAAVEAARAGEHGRGFAVVASEVRKLAERSAAAAEEISGLSGDTVKAAQSAGEMLSKLVPDIQKTAELISEISAASNEQNAGASQINAAIQQLDKVTQQNTSAAEEMSSTAEELASQAEQMQQTISFFKLDENEMRGTRSTPASRRQAAVSPHAAQLDHLAEQLRHGFPTGRGTASDRGEAASTGGFALDMGDGKDALDGEFTRTKGVA; from the coding sequence ATGAGACTTACACTGAAGGTTAAACTGGGGGCGGTGTTTGCCACCATTGTCGTGCTTTCGGCCGGCGGCATGCTTCTTGGCATCAATAACCTTGGAAGCATCAAGGATAGTTATGACGGTGTGATCAACAACCAGATCGCCCGCATCAGGCTGATCAACCAGCTTGATGCGACCGCCGTGCGCATCGACAGGGACGAAAAGGATATCGTTCTTGCTTCGGATGAGGAGACCGTCAACAAAGTTGCCGTCTCCATCGAACAGAGAAAGTCAGAGGTCGATGATCTCTATACAAAAGTTTACGCGCTTTCCGGGGCGGAAGGCCGTGCCAACCTTGATGCTTTCAAGAAACAATGGAACAAGTTCCTGGAGAGCGATCTCAAAGTACAGAAACAGGCCCGGCTGCAATCCGCCGAAAAGGCGCGCCGCCTGGCGCAGGGCGACACCCGGAAAACCTACGATGCTGTCCTGAATAAAGTGAACGCGCTTGAAGAACATCTTCAGGCAAATGTAACAAAATCCAGGGACAGTGGTGCAATGCAACGGTATGTGGCCGTCTCTGATGTTACCGATTTCGTGCTGCGTGTTCGCGCAAATATGCTCAACGTGCTGGTATATCTGAATGATCCGGCGCAGCAGGAGCGGTTCGCGGAGATCGCCAATACGCGCATTTCTGAGCTTAATATGCAGATTGCAAAGGCTGAGGGACTGCTGACAGGGACTGACCTGGCTGCCCTTCGTGAGGTCAAGATGGCTGTTGACGCCTGGACGCCGCTGGTCAAGGAGACAGTGGCCAAGGGTGTGGAAAATGGCAGCTACTATGCCGGTGTTGCCGGTACTGAAGGTGCGCAATATCGTCGCGAGGCATTCAATATCCTCGGTGACATGACGGTTCGCATGCGTGAAGCGATCGTACAGGCGCAAGCCGACAATGCTGCCGCTTATGACTCCGCGCGCACATTCATGCTGGGTCTGCTGATCGCCATATCATTGATCGCGGCTATCTCAGCGACCTGGATCGTGCTGAATATTTCCCGCGCGGTGACCAGTGCGGTGAATCTTGCCCGCTCCGTCGCTGACGGGGACCTGAACGCCGTTGCGGAAGTCAAGTCCAATGATGAAATCAAAGACCTGATTGATGCCTTGAACTCAATGGTGGCAAAGCTGAAAAATATCGTCGGCGAGGTGACCGGTGCAACCCGCAATGTTGCAGCCGGCAGCCAGGAAATGGCCGCCGCAGCCGAACAGCTGAGCCAGGGTGCGACCGAACAGTCATCTTCAACAGAAGAAGCCTCTTCCTCTGTTGAACAGATGGCGGCCAACATCAAGCAGAATGCGGACAATTCCGGGCAGACTGAAGAAATTGCCCGCACCGCAGCAGTTGATGCCGAGAAATCTGGGTCGGCTGTGGCCGATGCGGTCAAGGCCATGGAGACCATTGCAGAGAAAATCCTGATCGTGCAGGAAATTGCCCGCCAGACCGACCTGCTGGCCCTCAATGCGGCTGTGGAAGCAGCCCGCGCGGGTGAACATGGCCGCGGCTTTGCGGTCGTGGCCTCCGAGGTCCGCAAACTGGCGGAAAGAAGTGCAGCCGCTGCCGAGGAAATCTCGGGTCTTTCCGGTGATACAGTAAAGGCAGCCCAGAGCGCAGGCGAGATGCTGTCCAAGCTGGTGCCGGATATCCAGAAGACCGCCGAGCTGATCTCCGAAATTTCTGCGGCCAGCAACGAACAGAATGCGGGGGCAAGCCAGATCAACGCCGCGATCCAGCAGCTTGACAAGGTCACCCAGCAGAATACGTCAGCAGCCGAGGAAATGTCCTCGACAGCTGAAGAGCTGGCCAGCCAGGCAGAGCAGATGCAGCAGACCATCAGCTTCTTCAAGCTGGATGAAAATGAGATGCGAGGCACTCGTTCGACCCCTGCCAGCCGCCGTCAGGCTGCTGTCTCCCCACATGCCGCACAACTCGACCATCTGGCTGAACAGCTGCGCCATGGCTTCCCGACCGGAAGGGGGACCGCGAGTGATCGTGGTGAGGCAGCTTCCACAGGTGGCTTTGCTTTGGACATGGGGGATGGCAAAGATGCGCTTGATGGCGAATTCACCCGCACGAAAGGCGTGGCATGA
- a CDS encoding chemotaxis protein CheW, whose amino-acid sequence MSRDVAITDAAQYVTLGIASELLAVPVERVQEILESRQVSRLPHAPESLLGLIDVRGMSVPVVDLRLKLGFPQSEDTHDTRIVVLFVEMNGRQLTFGLKADRVFEVTVLDSSELEASPEVGMEWQSECIAGIGRRNGNFVTVLDLDSLFDGAEASFGVLTETDNAEVA is encoded by the coding sequence ATGAGCAGGGACGTCGCCATAACGGATGCGGCCCAGTATGTAACCCTCGGTATCGCGAGCGAATTGCTCGCGGTGCCGGTGGAACGGGTGCAGGAGATCCTGGAATCGCGGCAGGTCAGTCGCCTGCCGCATGCGCCTGAAAGCCTGCTGGGGCTGATTGACGTCAGGGGCATGAGCGTACCGGTTGTCGATCTGAGGCTGAAGCTTGGCTTTCCCCAGTCGGAAGATACGCACGACACCCGGATTGTGGTGTTGTTTGTTGAAATGAACGGACGGCAACTGACATTTGGGCTCAAGGCCGACCGGGTGTTCGAGGTTACGGTGCTGGACAGCAGTGAACTTGAAGCGTCGCCGGAAGTCGGGATGGAATGGCAATCTGAATGTATTGCCGGCATAGGCCGCCGTAACGGCAACTTCGTCACTGTACTCGATCTGGACAGCCTGTTCGACGGCGCCGAGGCATCGTTTGGCGTCCTGACTGAAACAGACAATGCGGAAGTTGCCTGA
- a CDS encoding CheR family methyltransferase — translation MGHVETSAKAATEAKNRLSDETYMRIASIINKHSGIKLPPAKRLMVEGRLRKRAQICGHNSLDDYCSYLFENGGLDDEFVHLVDAITTNKTDFFREPDHFTLLRNSLLQSLIGLRRSGARAKLKIWSAASSNGAEAYTIAMVMAEEMARHGNMEFSILGTDISSAMVTAARRAIYPTEMITPVSEELQEKYIMRARIPERQGQVRIVPELRRRVRFELLNLMNESYAYDRDVDVIFLRNVLIYFDKPTQEAVTCRMMEHLRPGGYLFLGHSESMIGTNLRLHQVAPAVFQKV, via the coding sequence ATGGGGCACGTCGAAACGAGTGCAAAGGCTGCGACGGAAGCGAAAAATCGCCTGTCCGATGAGACCTACATGCGCATCGCCAGCATTATAAACAAGCATTCCGGCATCAAGCTACCGCCAGCCAAGCGTCTTATGGTGGAAGGTCGTTTGCGAAAGCGCGCGCAGATCTGTGGTCACAACAGTCTGGACGACTATTGCAGTTATCTGTTTGAAAACGGTGGGTTGGACGACGAGTTTGTTCACCTGGTAGATGCAATTACCACCAACAAGACGGACTTTTTCCGGGAGCCGGATCACTTTACACTGCTCAGGAACAGCCTCCTTCAGTCGTTAATCGGTCTGCGTCGGAGCGGCGCCAGAGCCAAGCTGAAAATATGGAGCGCGGCAAGTTCCAATGGTGCGGAAGCCTATACCATCGCGATGGTAATGGCGGAGGAAATGGCCCGGCATGGAAATATGGAGTTTTCTATTCTTGGAACCGATATTTCCTCGGCGATGGTCACCGCTGCGCGGCGGGCAATCTATCCGACCGAGATGATCACCCCTGTATCGGAAGAGCTGCAGGAAAAATATATTATGCGGGCTCGAATTCCGGAGCGGCAGGGCCAGGTTCGCATCGTCCCTGAATTGCGGCGTCGGGTGCGCTTTGAACTCCTGAACCTGATGAATGAGTCTTACGCCTATGATCGCGACGTGGACGTGATTTTTCTGCGCAACGTATTGATTTATTTCGATAAACCGACACAGGAGGCGGTGACATGCCGAATGATGGAGCATTTGCGGCCCGGAGGCTACCTCTTTCTCGGCCATTCTGAGTCTATGATTGGGACCAATCTCAGGCTGCATCAAGTGGCGCCGGCGGTGTTCCAGAAGGTTTAA